The DNA region GCCAGGCACCCCTTGAGAAAATTTTGCATGATTGAAGTTTTGtccagtcatagagtcatggtaCACagccaggcccttcagcccatcacatccatacTGACACATTTCCCATCTGGAGTAGAGTACAATGAAGCTTGGcagccctctgagtaaagaagcctTAGCTTAGCACAAAATAGTCAATCACATAGCCAGACCGGAGTCCCAGCCACACAACAGGCCGACTCCTTCAAACACTGGACAGCACTACTGTCTTGGCGCGACCACCTCCCACTCCAGGCTCCAATGCTGCTTGTTATCCTGATGCACATCAGCTCTTCCTGTGAGAACGTGGTGACTTTTGCATTCAGCAACCACTCAGACTCTCAGCCTGCCTGACCGAATTAGCAGGACAGGCGCAACTGTGGCCAGAGCTATTCTGACACAGTAGTGTTGAAATGATAAACACacaagattctacagatgctggaaaccttgtaGGAACTCGTacaaaggtgctggaggaactcatcaggtcaggtcttgatgaaaagtctcaacccgaaatgtcaactgtttattcctctccacagatgctgcctgacctgctgagttcctccagcactttgtgtgtcctATTATTGAATGGAGTCTGATCTGTTCTATTTAGTGTAaagctgggggagggagggggttgagatAGTTAGAATACGATCACGAGGCCACCCAGCAGCCAATGGCCCAGGCCAGCACTATTTGCTTTTCAATGAAATACAACCAGCAGGTTGTGTATCATGCATTCTCtcagtgccctgccctgcccGGCCCACCTTGCCACATTTGAAGACAGAAGCTGCCAGACTGCTTGGGTCTGTACTTACACTTTGTTGAAGAGAATTAGGACCGGAGTTTCCTGCAGTTGCTCAGCTGAGAGAACTTCGAGTAGTTGaatacaggaggaggaaatctgGGTGGGATTGGCAGCATCGATGACAAACTAGGGAGGAAAACATTCAACCCTGTAACGAGGCGGTGAGCGAATTGGTGTGTGACACAAGAACTTGCAGCTCATCTTCTGGGGAGGGACAGGCTTGTGCTCCCTGCCTTGCTGAGGAGCAGATCCCGTAAAGAATAAAGGAAATACGGAGGATGACTGGCAATAATATCCTAGCCTGCCCCACAAACTAGAGCTACAGGCCAACCGTACGAAAGGAAATGAGCCCTCCGTCTTCAGTGGTTTTAAAGAAAGCAACACTATGGCCAGTAGATTAACaacaggtacagaggggatgccaggggtaagtttttcacacacagagtggtgggtgtgtggaatgcactgcggcaatggtggtggagggggatacattaggtttttttaaaaataatattaagataggtacatggagcttagaaaaatagagggttattcCAGGCAGATTCGAGAGTAGGTCAGCACAAAGGGCCTGTAATAggctatagatttctatgttctaacacagatcagtacagcacattccaggccctttggcccataatgttgtgctgaccaataTAAACCAACCCCACTATATTAatgtattgtttatttatttattttgtacatATATTCTTATCGTGACTGACAATGTATTGcactactgttgctgcaaaacagcaaatttcatgacacatgttagtgataataaacttgattctgataaacCATCCCCATCTTTCagagctcataaccctccatttttctcagATCTATGTATCTATCAGTCTTTTAAACGTCCCTATTGTATGAGCCTCGAACATGATTCCCAGAAGggtgttccaggcacccaccactctgacatctcccttaactttcctccactcatcttAAATGGAcatcctctggtattggccatggCTACTCTGGGGAATAAAAGTgaaattattatcaaaggacatgtATGTCACTATTTCCTACCTTGTGATTCgattccttgtgggcattcacagtagaacagagaagcacaatagaatcgatgaaaaactaccCCCAAAGatcgacaaacaaccaatgtgcaaaaaaagactaactgcaataaataaataataaccaGATTGGACGTTGGTCTGGGACGTTTCTCTTGCGtttgcaagaccctgttgcacATTGATGATGTAAAATACCGTAGGCTTGTTTCCTTTGTTTGGTGGTGAGACAGGCAGCGTGGCAGCTGCGTAGCTTTGGCTGTAGCGAGGACGATGCCACAAGCCATGGGCCcgcctgctgctgtagtccagaTGAGAAAATGCCAGAGGTGGCGTAGTGTGGTGCCCGTACTCAGTTGTGGGCTGGtctctcctgtcagtgctgccctccagtgttcaatcaGAGGATCACCGGGAACTGTGCCAGCGCTCGGTCAGAGGATCACCGGGAACTGTACCAGTGTTCGATCAGAGGATCACCGGGAACTGTACCAGTGTTCGGTCAGAGGATCACCGGGAACTGTGCCAGTGTTCGGTCAGAGGATCACCAGGAACTGTACCAGCGTTCGGTCAGAGGATCACCGGGAACTGTACCAGTGTTCGGTCAGAGGATCACCGGGAACTGTACCAGCGTTCAATCAGAGGATTCCCGGGAACTGTGCCAGTGTTCTATCCGAGGATCACCGGGAACTGTACCAGTGTTCCATCAGAGGATCACCGGGAACTGTGCCAGTGCTCGGTCAGAGGATCACTGGGAACTGTACCAGTGTTCGGTCAGAGGATCACCGGGAACTGTGCCAGCGCTCGGTCAGAGGATCACCGGGAACTGTACCAGTGTTTGGTCAGAGGATCACTGGGAACTGTACCAGTGTTCGGTCAGAGGATCACCGGGAACTGTACCAGTGTTCGGTCAGGGGATCACTGGGAACTGTGCCAGTGTTCCATCAGAGGATCACCGGGAACTGTACCAGTGTTCGGTCAGAGGATCACCGGGAACTGTACCAGTGTTCGATCAGAGGATTCCTGGGAACTGTACCAGCGTTCAATCAGAGGATTCCCGGGAACTGTACCAGCGTTCGATCAGAGGATTCCCGGGAACTGTACCAGCGTTCGATCAGAGGATCGCCGGGAACTGTGCCAGTGTTCCATCGGAGGATCACTGGGAACTGTACCAGTGTTCGATCAGAGGATCACTGGGAACTGTACCAGCGTTCAATCAGAGGATCACTGGGAACTGTACCAGTGTTCGATCAGAGGATCACCGGGAACCATACCAGTGATCACCGGGAACTGTACCAGTGTTCGATCAGAGGATTCCCGGGAACTGTGCCAGTGTTCCATCCGAGGATCACCGGGAACTGTACCAGCGTTCGATCAGAGGATTCCCAGGAACTGTGCCAGTGTTCCATTGGAGGATCACTGGGAACTGTACCAGCGTTCAATCAGAGGATTCCCGGGAACTGTACCAGTGTTCGATCAGAGGATTCCCGGGAACTGTACCAGCGTTCGATCAGAGGATTCCCGGGAACTGTGCCAGTGTTCGATTGGAGGATCACTGGGAACCGTACCAGTGTTCCATCGGAGGATTCCCAGGAACTGTACCAGCGTTCGATCAGAGGATTCCCGGGAACTGTACCAGCGTTCGATCAGAGGATCGCCGGGAACTGTACCAGCAATTTGCAGGAATTATCGCTTAGGATCTTGGACTGtatatatgttttttttgtgagacTTTGTTTCTCTCgctcgctattttgaatgtgctctGTATGTTTTGCAACTTGGCCCTAAAGGAAtactgtttcatttggtggtatcaATGTATAGTTGAATGATGATCAAACTTGGTCTGATTTAAATAAagtgtttttctgtgatatcattctggaggaatgtatCCTTTTTTTAAtgcgtgcatttctaaatgacaataaacgaggactgagtgtcctcataatctaatctaatctaaacataAATTGCAGAGTCAttaaaagtgagttcacaggtattggaatcagttcagagttgaggtggttcaagagcctgatgggatgcagaggtgctggctgtccgcTCTACCCATGCCTCCCATATTCTTGTACAGCTCCATCTAGTTATCTCTCATTCTCCACCACTGCAAAAACTCCTAACTTGCTCGGCCTTCCCTCAGAAAATatggtctctaatccaggcagcattctgtggagataaacctgttctgcaccctctctcaatcttccacatccttccaataaaggTAGAAGTTAAATGTCAGAATCCCAGGAATGAACAGAACAAAATTCGAACTGTTGGCGGGTGAGCAGCGTCGGTAGAGGAGAGTAATTGTTCACAGCTTGGGTCGAGATCCTGCTTCAGGGCCGACTTCACCTTCACCTCGGTCTGCCTATCACCTACTGGCCCCTGTCTGTAgaccaaggctgtgtgcttaaccccttctctactcacttcacatttatgactatgtggctaagcacagctccaataccatagtTAAGTTTGTTAGCCAAATCAAACttcagcatataagagggagactggaaatctggccgagtggtgccataacaataacCTCCTACTCAATACCAATAAGATCCActagccagtcctcatcaggggatcagaggtggagaaggtctttaaattcctcagtgttaacatttcagaggatctgaattGCATCCAGGAAGTGCCATTAGAAAAAAGGCACccctactttctcagaagtttgtgaagatatggcatgtcatctgaaactctgacaaactcctatcgatgtggagagtatattgactggctgcatcacagcctgggatggaaacaccaatacccttgaatggaaaatcctacaaaaagtagtggatacggcccagtccatcacgggtaaagccctccccaccactgagcacatctacaagaagtactgtcgcaggaaagcagcttccatcatcaaggaccccaagcGTGCAAGCCATTCTCTCTCTTTACTGCTGCCaatgggagcctcaggacccacaggaccagattcagggacagttattacccctcgaccgtCAGGACCCACAGGACCAgactcagggacagttattacccctcgaccgtCAGGACCCACAGGACCAgactcagggacagttattactcctcgaccatcaggctcctgaatcagtgggGTAAATCGGCTTCACTCACccaaacactgaactgttcccgcaactcaccttcaaggattcttcatctcacgttctcgatatttattgcttatttacttttattattgtattgttctttttctttttgtatttacatagtttgtcttttgcacattggttgtttgtctgttgtgtgcagtttttcactgattctgttgtgtttctttgcacttactgtgaatgcccacaagaaaatgaatctcggggttgtgtaTTGTGacgtatactgtatgtactttgataataaatttactttgacctttgaacttggTTAACTGGATGAACCTGAGTCCCGAACATAACCAAACAGCTTGTTCACTCCAGGAAAGCTGAGGTAACAAGAGATTGAAGATGGGCACCAGTAGGTGATAGGTAGACCCAGGAGGGATGAATGATGAGGGGCAGATAGAACTATTTgagaagaggggagagtgaaGATGAGGTCAGCCGCTGGAGGATGTTAGACAGGAACAGAAAAAGGCTACTCGTGCTAGAATCTGATAAATAAGGAATGTATAACTACCCAGGGACACAGgatttccttttccctctcctgtGCCTGTTTGAAAAACAGCTGATTAAAGATATGAAATTCAAGAGGAAACCAGTGCCTGGTCCACCAATCCAGGGCTGCTGCGTGGCTGTCGGGGAGTGGAGAGAGACCCACACTGCTCATACTCACTATCACAGCTTCAGAGTCTTCGTAGTAACTTGGCCAGATAGGCCCCATGCAGCCTCCCAGTTCTCGAATAGTAATTTTCCTCTTATTAATCGTGATATCAGTTAAGTTTGTGCCCACCTGCAGGTAAAGGAGATTAAAAGTGCATCAAATACAACGAGAACATGGTAAGATTTTGTTctgagataagaccataaggacataggagcagaattgggccacttCCCTCATCGAGTCCAAGCAGCAACATTTTATACCCGAGACCCTTTGTTACAAGACTGTCTAGATTctagacaggggttcccaacctttttttgtgccatggaccaatactgttaagaaggggtccatggactccaagTCTAGAAGAACGaatattccatcatgactgattcattacctctctcaaacccatctcctgccttctccacacaacctttaacacccttactaatcaagaaccaattgtCAAAGTAGATTGCATAATTGTCATAATTTTGCAGTTTAACTTTCTTACGCCTGATTGCATTTTTATTACCTATAAATTGTTTTTGTATGGCCCCAAGTGGTTACAGTTTTATTATTCTGGAAACTTCTTGGGCATCACATTATTAACAGGAGCTATCTGATCGGTTAACTCTCATCGACAAATCTTGAATGGCATGCCTGCTGTCTCGGGTATAAGGAGAGCAGAGCACGTTGACTCACCACCTTCATTCCCCCTTCTGTTCCCAATACCCCACGTTCTCTTGGAGattgtgaagcaacaagttttatgtctcattcttgacttctacAAGAATCTTGGATAAAAACATCAGAATTCAATACTATcgaccactgctttaaatatacccaatgacgtggcctccacagctgtccctggcaatggattccacagattcaccacactctggcaaaaggaattcctcctcatctctgttttaaagggacgtccttgtattctgaggctgttcccccAGTCTTAGACTCCTGcactacgggaaacatcctttccaattCGGGTGTGGAGCTACTCAGTCTCCTGTGTCAGTAACACCACTGACAGACACACAGTTttgtaggtttaaagtgagaggggaaagacctgagcaagttcttcacacagatggtagtgggcatatggaatgagctgtcacagaaaacaacatttaaaagagatTTAAGCAATAGGATTTAAATAGTTCAAATACTTAAATGTGGATAGCAAAGGTTTACAGGTCCAACATAGCAATGGGACTTGGAAAGGCACCTTGATTGGTGTGAGCTagttgggccaaagtgcctgtttctgtgaatCTATAAACTTACTTGTTGAAACATTTCACACAAGACTTTTACAAGTGGTAGGTAAAGATCACTTGTGCCCCAGTGATAACGCCCAAACATTTACAGATAACTTTCTCATCTGTCAATTCATACAggatatttattattttattgaaatgcagagcagaacaggcctttctggccctttgagacacgtcgcccagcaatcccccaatttaatccgagcctagtcacaggacaatttgcaatgactaattaatctaccaaccggtacgtctttggactgtgggaggaaaccagagcacccggaggaaactcagtaGTCACGGGcagaatgtaaaaactccttacaggcaggggcgggaattgaacccgggtcacctgtactgtaaagtgctgtgctcaCCACTAGGCTACCATGCCAAACATCGATTGCTGGGTTCAAATTTTCACCATGATGTATGGGAAAAGTATCATTACCTTGTAAACCTTGGCAAAAGGATATGGATTGTTGACATTTTATCATTGGTATAAAAGAAAGCTTTGTAGCAGATTTGCTACTGAATGCATCGAACGAGTTTGAGCATACCGTGGGGAGTGTAGGTGGGAGCCCGTCAAGTTCACCAAGTGCTTCTTTCAAACTCATCTCTGCACATTGATTAAGGATccaaaaatgaaataaatattgaaaattgCTTTTAATATAACCATAAATGTATCCACCACAGCCTTAAATCTTTCAATGAAGTGACTTTTGATAAAATCAAGTGGCAATCTCTGGCCATGTAGCAGTCAATCATTTGCCCTTACTGAGGCCCTatgttggtcagggttgaccgtGAATGTTGCGTCCCGGCCGTCtgcgtgatacacaagccagcaAAGTTCAAcgtggagagcgagctgttgcccgtgtagcaggctccccctcgccacgcagctgatgaatccaaaggaacagtaaAGACCGaagcagtttggcaccagcggtgttgcaggagttgccagtcagcgtcaAACTCAACGTAGTACAGCCCTAGGGGCTGGCAAAACCGTGATGGACCCATCCCACCCCAGTAATCACCTGTCCAATCTCCTAATGTCCGGCAGGAGACACAGAAACATTTCTGCACGGACATCCAGACCGAAAaacagctttttcccagggctgccgTGCAACTGAACAATGGCCCATTTCAGAGTTGTTTGTTTTTAATCCAGTTGTAAATTAGAGTCACTCTAAAATAACTCATATGTTATTTTAAATTTTGTCATTCTGTTTTTACGCTATTTTGCACTACAGGTACAATCTCATTGTCCTCAGCACTGACAGTAAAGCTCTGACTAACTAACctagggaccccagctccagggtttgagtgggtacagccacaaggcagtgtaGTCTCCTCCTGGATGAGccgccaaccatggctgatgatccccatctgcccgaagccaCTGGTTTTAGGCTGCCACTATAAAACAAGCTTTGAAGCAGGTTTACTATTGAATGCGGTGAATCAGTTcaatgcctttgccccttctcctgtcagaaaTGGTTCCGATAGGCTTCGTAGCTAAGGTacgtgtgaaggccaggagttggacttggttgtcagaggctatttgagatgtgtgccattgggagcatttaatattcAGTGGGAGCTTATCCTTGCTTAGTGGAATTGgcccatggcatgaaaaaggttggcaATCCCCTCTCTATAACACTGATGATGAGAGAAGTACTATGTATACGTATATTTCCAGAAAATCAAGTAAGTGAAAACTGAAGTCCGAAACAAAACCAAAGAATACGGGAAACtcccagcagctcaggcagcacctTAAGAAAGAGAACCAGAGTGAATATTCTACCTTCTAGACCAGAGGTCTCCCCTACATTGGGGGACCCACTTCATtgtgcacctctgctccatctgccaaaagcagaacttcccagtggtcaaacattttaattcccattcctgttccgacaggttggtccatggtctcctcttgtgccaggatgaggccaccctcagagtggaggaccaacaccttatgtgccatctggtagcctccaacctgatagcatgaatactgatttctccttctagtaaagaaatgtctcccccctcccctattccccactctggcccttaATCTCTTCTCGTCTGCCTATCATGTCCCgctggctcccctcctccttccctttctcctatgatccaccctccctctccaatcagattccttcctctccagtccttcatctttcctacccacctggtttcactcagcaccttctagctatcttccttccactccccccaccacctttttattctggcatcttccccttcctcccagaggggggagaagatggcagcgtgacagcAGTGCGCACGGCAACTTCGGTGATGaaatctgttatctgtcaagtaggggaccgtgcacaattctgatttgatggaggggctggtcggaagctcggagttttcggacggatggactcagtgtcggctggggtcggctgcttccaaggtatcggcaagttgacggtgcctggaggtttatggagCGAGTTCCTCCCTTtttccgcctgctatcggggactcaggagtcgatcgactcaggactttgagactattttttactgtgctcatggtctgttcttcatcaaattatggtattgctttgcactgctgtaactatatgttataattatgtggttctgtcagtgttggtctttggtctgtcctgttttctgtgatatcactctggaggaacattgtatcatttcttaatgcatttctaaatgacaataaaagaggactgaatgtTCTCATAATGTAATCCTTCCTAGcgctgatgaatggtctcggccgaaaacatcgactgtttattcatttccagagatattACACTAGATTTCCTGTACTTTATTTTAAAGAGATGTAGAATTGAATCAGTGTACAGTATTTTAAAGACCTGGGGAAAGGGTCTGAGTGCCGGGCAGCTATTCAGCCAGGGGGCACAGTACACAGGGGTTGCCCGAAGAGGAGTGGGCTCTGCTGACAAGGGGATCACCTCACGAGGGTATGCCAGGTAGCCACAAGCgaaaggagctgcagagagatgtggagtctgcccaacacatcacaggAACATCCGTCCATGACATCAGCATCGACAGAAGGTGCTGTCTCAGAAGGGCAACTTCTGtcctcaaagcaacacacatacacacacattggaggaactctgcaggtcaggctgcatacATGGAAGTCAAcacacagtccacgtttcgggctgagaccttccttcaggaccggaaaggaagagggaagacgccaGGATAAAAAGGAGGGAAAGGAGAACAAGCGAGAGGGTGACGGGGGAAGCCAGCTGGTAGGAAAGGTAAggctggagaggagagagaacTAGGGGAACGGGTCACTCAAGATCCCCAGCTGCCAGGCTATGCATCTTCTCACAGCTAGAGGTTCCCGAAGATGAAAGTCTCACACCACCACGTTTAAGATTACTTCCCTTGCCTATCAATTTCTTAAACCAACCGACCCAAACACTAGTCACTCTCTCAAAGTAGCACTTTGCACCACAGCGGGCATTGTTTGGTTCTAATTATGTCCTTCCTGAGATAAccctctcttctgcacactcccaTCAGGTTCTACCTCGCTGTTGTAAGATTATCCTAGTACAATCAGAAGGACCCCGATCCTCAAATCTACTTCATTGTGACTTTGCACCTTCTTGTCCACCTGCACCGCACTTTGTCACTCTAACACCTTATCCTGTTAATGTTTACCCTGTACTACCTGAATACTCTGTAACAGAGCGATGAAATAATGAGTACGAATGGTAGGGAAAGCAAGCTTTCATCTGTACCTCGGGACGTGCCGATAATAAACTCCTTACCAATCTAATTTTGTGTAATTTAagtatttttcttgtgaatgttgtgtatttgaCGCTCTGTGCCCGTGACGCGGCTGTAACTTTCGTGGCCCTTGCGCATGTGACAGTAAATTTCAGTAATTTGCGGCAGTGAACACGACGGCCGGCTGAGAGCCAGGCGACACAGAGGTGAGGGCCCAGTGCAAAACCCTTCCCCGATCCCAACGACAGACTTCGACCGAAAGGATATTGTGCAGCGCTTTCAGCAGCAGCGTCTTCCCCACCGCCGTCGCCCCCAGTAGCAGACCGAGGCCCATTGGTGCCGGCCCGTTCCGGTGCCCCGGGAGGGTCCCTCACTCGTCCCGCCCGCCCACCCACGGCCGCACCGAGGATCCGCCAGGGGCCTCTCGGTCGGTTGCCCGGCAACGGCGGCGCGCCGTCACCGGACGCCATGCAAGAACGCCTACCTTGCGTGTGTATAGGCACACACAGTCGACGTCAGAGGAGCGCGACGCACTCACGGGGTAGGGCCC from Mobula birostris isolate sMobBir1 chromosome 24, sMobBir1.hap1, whole genome shotgun sequence includes:
- the arl16 gene encoding ADP-ribosylation factor-like protein 16 isoform X1 yields the protein MGLGLLLGATAVGKTLLLKALHKMSLKEALGELDGLPPTLPTVGTNLTDITINKRKITIRELGGCMGPIWPSYYEDSEAVIFVIDAANPTQISSSCIQLLEVLSAEQLQETPVLILFNKVDLPCHMSLIEMKSLFRMDDVLACAKQAVSVLEVSAQTGEGLDQVLKWLHSHLKGKNLS